From Pan troglodytes isolate AG18354 chromosome 9, NHGRI_mPanTro3-v2.0_pri, whole genome shotgun sequence, the proteins below share one genomic window:
- the DRD4 gene encoding D(4) dopamine receptor, translating into MGNRSTADADGLLAGRGPDAVAAAGASAGLAGQGAAALVGGVLLIGAVLAGNSLVCVSVATERALQTPTNSFIVSLAAADLLLALLVLPLFVYSEVQGGAWLLSPRLCDALMAMDVMLCTASIFNLCAISVDRFVAVAVPLRYNRQGGSRRQLLLIGATWLLSAAVAAPVLCGLNDVRGRDPAVCRLEDRDYVVYSSVCSFFLPCPLMLLLYWATFRGLQRWEVARRAKLHGRAPRRPSGPGPPSPTPPAPRLPQDLCVPDCAPPAPGLPRGPCGPDCASPAPGLPQGPYGPDCVPAAPGLPRGPCGPDCTPPAPVLPPDPCASNCAPPDAVRAAALPPQTRRRRRAKITGRERKAMRVLPVVVGAFLLCWTPFFVVHITQALCPACSVPPRLVSAVTWLGYVNSALNPVIYTVFNAEFRNVFRKALRACC; encoded by the exons ATGGGGAACCGCAGCACCGCGGACGCGGACGGGCTGCTGGCTGGGCgcgggccggacgcggtggcggCTGCGGGGGCATCTGCGGGGCTGGCTGGGCAGGGCGCGGCGGCGCTGGTGGGGGGCGTGCTGCTCATCGGCGCGGTGCTCGCGGGGAACTCGCTCGTGTGCGTGAGCGTGGCCACCGAGCGCGCCCTGCAGACGCCCACCAACTCCTTCATCGTGAGCCTGGCGGCCGCCGACCTCCTCCTTGCTCTCCTGGTGCTGCCGCTCTTCGTCTACTCCGAG GTCCAGGGTGGCGCGTGGCTGCTGAGCCCCCGCCTGTGCGACGCCCTCATGGCCATGGACGTCATGCTGTGCACCGCCTCCATCTTCAACCTGTGCGCCATCAGCGTGGACAG GTTCGTGGCCGTGGCCGTGCCGCTGCGCTACAACCGGCAGGGTGGGAGCCGCCGGCAGCTGCTGCTCATCGGCGCCACGTGGCTGCTGTCCGCGGCGGTAGCGGCGCCCGTACTGTGCGGCCTCAACGACGTGCGCGGCCGCGACCCCGCCGTGTGCCGCCTGGAGGACCGCGACTACGTGGTCTACTCGTCCGTGTGCTCCTTCTTCCTACCCTGCCCGCTCATGCTGCTGCTCTACTGGGCCACGTTCCGCGGCCTGCAGCGCTGGGAGGTGGCACGTCGCGCCAAGCTGCACGGCCGCGCGCCCCGCCGACCCAGCGGCCCTGGCCCGCCTTCCCCCACGCCCCCCGCGCCCCGCCTCCCCCAGGACCTCTGCGTCCCTGACTGTGCGCcccccgcgcccggccttccCCGGGGTCCCTGTGGCCCCGACTGCGCGTCCCCGGCGCCCGGCCTTCCCCAGGGTCCCTACGGCCCCGACTGTGTGcccgccgcgcccggccttcccCGGGGTCCCTGTGGCCCCGACTGTACGCCCCCCGCGCCCGTCCTCCCCCCGGACCCCTGCGCCTCCAACTGTGCGCCCCCCGACGCCGTCAGAGCCGCCGCGCTCCCACCCCAGACCCGCAGGAGGCGGCGTGCCAAGATCACCGGCCGGGAGCGCAAGGCCATGAGGGTCCTGCCGGTGGTGGTCG GGGCCTTCCTGCTGTGCTGGACGCCCTTCTTCGTGGTGCACATCACGCAGGCGCTGTGTCCTGCCTGCTCCGTGCCCCCGCGGCTGGTCAGCGCCGTCACCTGGCTGGGCTACGTCAACAGCGCCCTCAACCCCGTCATCTACACTGTCTTCAACGCCGAGTTCCGCAACGTCTTCCGCAAGGCCCTGCGTGCCTGCTGCTGA